The Hahella sp. HNIBRBA332 genome window below encodes:
- a CDS encoding ABC-F family ATP-binding cassette domain-containing protein, with amino-acid sequence MASISVQNLTYRFDNGDTLFSDLTFTLDDKITGLVGRNGAGKSILAALLTGERTPYSGSVTTFCRVGWLRQIGAEEKLVQYETVSDFLGVHDKLEALSRVAEGGCDPHDFELIGDNWLLREELEQQLLALGLPVDPFLPCQALSGGQLTRLALHQLFQSDYGYLILDEPGNHLDEQGKHWLIEQMRRFPGGVLIISHDRDILRCVDDILELNSLGVRHYGGAYDVYAEQRANELASQERRIDHAKTQIKQMRQTMQKNREKAQQRAGQGKQVARSGSQAKVLLNSKKQDAERAGGARESNQNRQMAQVQDQLSKLNKQHEMLKQQSLSLGKTEKRVSRILDITEVRLPYIQQENGITFSVDFGEKIRLSGANGSGKSTLLKAIAGRLSPLQGDIQVRAGLCYLDQHFTLLDTAKSAQENLALFCPHLTETDRRTLLAGIGLRRERADQAVATLSGGEKMKVAMLAISHQPGDTLLLLDEPDNHLDLDSRLMLAQALRDFTGSLLVVSHDQDFIADIGVSAEISLDS; translated from the coding sequence ATGGCCAGCATCAGCGTGCAAAACTTAACTTATCGCTTCGATAACGGCGACACCCTGTTTTCCGATCTGACGTTTACACTGGACGATAAAATCACCGGGCTGGTAGGTCGCAACGGAGCGGGCAAGTCGATTCTGGCGGCGTTGCTGACAGGGGAAAGAACGCCTTATTCCGGTTCGGTCACCACTTTCTGTCGAGTGGGCTGGCTGCGACAGATTGGCGCGGAGGAAAAGCTGGTCCAGTATGAAACTGTCAGCGATTTTTTGGGCGTTCACGATAAGCTGGAAGCTCTCTCCCGAGTCGCTGAAGGCGGATGTGATCCTCATGACTTTGAGCTGATCGGCGACAACTGGCTGCTGCGGGAAGAGCTGGAGCAACAATTATTAGCGTTAGGGCTGCCTGTAGACCCCTTTTTACCCTGTCAGGCTCTGAGTGGCGGGCAGCTAACCCGGCTCGCACTGCATCAACTTTTCCAATCCGATTACGGCTATCTCATTCTCGACGAACCAGGCAACCACCTGGACGAACAGGGCAAACACTGGCTGATCGAACAAATGCGGCGCTTCCCTGGCGGGGTTCTGATCATCAGTCATGATCGCGATATACTGCGTTGCGTGGACGACATTCTGGAGCTGAATAGCCTCGGCGTGCGTCACTACGGCGGCGCCTATGACGTTTACGCCGAACAGCGCGCCAATGAGCTGGCCAGCCAGGAACGACGCATCGACCATGCAAAGACGCAGATCAAGCAGATGCGCCAAACTATGCAAAAGAATCGGGAAAAGGCGCAACAACGGGCCGGCCAGGGCAAGCAGGTCGCGCGATCGGGCAGTCAGGCGAAGGTTCTGCTGAACAGCAAAAAGCAGGACGCGGAACGCGCCGGCGGCGCCCGGGAAAGCAACCAGAATCGCCAAATGGCGCAGGTGCAGGACCAGCTCAGCAAGCTGAACAAGCAGCATGAAATGCTCAAACAGCAGAGCCTGTCCCTGGGCAAAACAGAGAAACGCGTCTCCCGCATTCTGGATATCACCGAAGTGCGCCTGCCCTATATCCAACAGGAAAACGGCATCACATTCTCTGTCGATTTCGGAGAAAAAATCCGCTTGTCCGGCGCCAACGGCAGCGGCAAATCCACCTTGCTGAAAGCCATCGCCGGACGCCTGTCGCCCCTTCAAGGAGATATTCAGGTCCGCGCTGGTTTGTGCTATCTGGATCAGCACTTCACCTTACTGGATACCGCCAAATCCGCACAGGAAAACCTGGCGCTTTTCTGCCCTCATCTGACGGAAACGGACCGGCGCACGCTATTGGCGGGGATTGGGCTAAGACGAGAGCGAGCGGATCAGGCGGTGGCCACCTTGAGCGGCGGTGAAAAAATGAAAGTCGCCATGCTGGCTATCAGTCATCAACCGGGCGATACCTTGTTGTTGTTGGATGAACCCGACAACCACCTGGACCTGGACTCTCGACTGATGCTGGCTCAGGCCCTGCGGGATTTTACCGGCAGCTTGTTAGTGGTCAGTCATGATCAGGATTTCATCGCCGATATAGGCGTGAGCGCCGAGATAAGCTTGGACAGCTGA
- a CDS encoding DUF4440 domain-containing protein, whose product MNGSTEVQADILAAEKVFMSTFSRGDAAGIAACYTHDAQLMPPHSDFLEGLPAIQGAFQAFMDMGVKEMKLETLEVEGYGDAASEVGKFALEGEGGQVLDQGKYVVIWKKEAGKWKLHRDIFNSSVPVPE is encoded by the coding sequence ATGAACGGTTCAACAGAAGTCCAGGCCGATATTCTGGCGGCGGAAAAGGTATTCATGAGCACATTCAGCCGAGGCGACGCCGCCGGTATCGCCGCCTGCTATACACATGACGCGCAACTGATGCCTCCGCACTCCGACTTCTTGGAAGGACTGCCAGCGATTCAGGGCGCATTTCAAGCCTTCATGGACATGGGCGTTAAGGAAATGAAACTGGAAACCCTCGAAGTAGAGGGGTATGGCGACGCTGCGTCTGAAGTCGGCAAATTTGCGCTTGAAGGCGAGGGGGGACAAGTCCTCGACCAAGGCAAATATGTCGTTATCTGGAAAAAGGAAGCCGGGAAATGGAAGCTGCATCGGGACATTTTTAACAGCAGCGTGCCGGTTCCTGAGTAA
- a CDS encoding DUF6210 family protein, with protein MKITLYDSVGTAIIIGCKSGVIYSNQTGGTACLQSEYEGVLIPIANTIGIPDLNLVSPENELENYFTGHPWFGVGATLGLSEEDARAIDAILKEYALDDQISVDRSMLRQSHEAWIHINIVEVEGRSLFNGFGPYPRKGVLTWQNSD; from the coding sequence ATGAAAATCACCTTATACGATTCTGTCGGAACCGCCATCATTATCGGTTGTAAATCCGGGGTGATTTACAGCAATCAAACCGGCGGGACCGCCTGCTTGCAGTCCGAATACGAAGGCGTATTGATCCCGATTGCGAACACAATTGGTATACCGGACTTGAATCTTGTCAGCCCTGAAAATGAACTGGAAAATTACTTCACCGGCCACCCTTGGTTCGGCGTAGGAGCGACACTCGGCCTCTCCGAAGAGGACGCCCGGGCGATAGATGCGATCTTGAAAGAGTATGCGCTTGATGACCAAATCAGCGTCGACCGAAGTATGCTTCGTCAATCCCATGAAGCATGGATACATATCAATATTGTCGAAGTGGAAGGCCGCTCACTTTTCAACGGCTTCGGCCCTTATCCCAGGAAAGGCGTGCTGACCTGGCAGAACAGCGATTGA